The Chionomys nivalis chromosome 20, mChiNiv1.1, whole genome shotgun sequence genome includes a region encoding these proteins:
- the LOC130862774 gene encoding zinc finger protein 14-like isoform X1 — METAIVGLSRPDQDLVSFEDLAVNFTQEEWDLLDPSQKSLYGDVMLETCRNFTAIGYEWEDQKIEEHNEDPEINLSRHVISHSEYTQYEHEDYEQKPQDSNFLTSIEGYTETQTSSGPSVCEVCLKTFGLYHLTYNGHHNYDYKEAGGSQTEENDYEGDQCDKTSSSLQKQEKNHTGKKLYVCQECGKAFRYPSALQLHERIHTGEKPYECKDCGKAFRGLSALHLHERIHTGEKPYECKQCGRAFTYLSALQLHERIHTEERPCECKQCGKTFRYTRALKLHERIHTGEKPYECKQCGKFFRSHRTLKLHKRIHTGEKPYECKECGKAFRWLTSLKLHEKIHTGEKPYECPECGKAFRCQASYHRHKITHGGETLYECKECGKSFIYPSLLQVHERTHTGEKPFECKLCGKAFRCQSSLRLHERTHTGEKPYECKHCNKAFSSYNYLRFHERSHTGEKPYECKECGKTFTHRSYLRSHERRHTGEKPYQCVQCGRSFSRHSSFKRHQSVHGVENPYECQQYLLPLSPFSSNE; from the exons GACCTGGTGAGCTTTGAGGATCTGGCTGTGAACTTCACCCAGGAAGAGTGGGatttgctggatccttcccagaagagtcTCTATggagatgtgatgctggagacctgcAGGAACTTCACTGCCATCG GATACGAATGGGAAGACCAGAAAATTGAAGAACATAATGAAGATCCTGAAATAAATCTAAG TAGGCACGTCATATCTCACTCTGAATATACACAGTATGAACATGAAGATTATGAACAGAAGCCACAGGACTCCAATTTTCTTACAAGTATTGAAGGATACACGGAAACTCAGACTTCGAGTGGGCCttctgtgtgtgaggtgtgttTAAAGACCTTTGGACTGTATCACCTAACTTATAATGGACATCACAACTATGACTACAAGGAAGCTGGAGGAAGCCAGACTGAGGAAAATGATTATGAAGGTGATCAGTGTGATAAAACTTCCAGTTCCCTTCAAAAACAAGAGAAGAATCATACTGGAAAAAAACTCTATGTGTGTCAAGAATGCGGTAAAGCCTTTAGGTATCCCAGTGCCCTCCAATtacatgaaagaattcatactggagaaaagccctatgaatgtaaagACTGTGGGAAAGCTTTTAGAGGTCTCAGTGCCCTTCATTTGCATGAAAGAATTCATACcggagaaaaaccctatgaatgtaaacaGTGTGGTAGAGCCTTCACGTATCTCAGTGCCCTTCAATtacatgaaagaattcatactgagGAAAGACCCTGTGAGTGTAAACAATGTGGTAAAACCTTTAGATATACCAGGGCCCTCAAATtacatgaaagaattcatactggagaaaagccctatgaatgtaagcAATGTGGTAAATTCTTTAGAAGTCACAGGACCCTTAAGTTACAtaaaagaattcatactggagaaaaaccctatgagtGTAAAGAATGTGGGAAAGCTTTTAGGTGGCTTACTTCTCTGAAGTTACATGAAAAAATTCACAcaggagaaaaaccctatgagtGCCcagagtgtgggaaagccttcaggtGTCAGGCTTCCtatcatagacataaaataactCATGGTGGAGAAACGTTGTATGAGTGTAAAGAGTGTGGTAAGTCCTTCATTTACCCCTCTTTACTTCAAGTGCATGAAAGAACGCACACAGGTGAAAAGCCCTTTGAGTGTAAGCTGTGTGGGAAAGCTTTTAGATGTCAATCTTCGCTTCGGCTGCACGAAAGAAcgcacactggagagaaaccctatgagtgTAAACATTGTAACAAAGCCTTTTCGAGTTACAATTACCTTCGATTTCATGAAAGAagccacactggagagaaaccctatgaatgcaaaGAATGTGGGAAAACCTTCACACATCGCTCTTACCTTCGGTCACATGAAAGAagacacactggagagaaaccgtacCAGTGTGTTCAGTGTGGCAGATCCTTCAGCCGGCATAGTTCCTTTAAGAGGCATCAGTCGGTTCATGGAGTGGAAAACCCGTATGAATGTCAGCAATATCTACTTCCTTTATCTCCATTTTcttcaaatgaatga
- the LOC130862774 gene encoding zinc finger protein 709-like isoform X2, which yields METAIVGLSRPDQDLVSFEDLAVNFTQEEWDLLDPSQKSLYGDVMLETCRNFTAIGYEWEDQKIEEHNEDPEINLRHVISHSEYTQYEHEDYEQKPQDSNFLTSIEGYTETQTSSGPSVCEVCLKTFGLYHLTYNGHHNYDYKEAGGSQTEENDYEGDQCDKTSSSLQKQEKNHTGKKLYVCQECGKAFRYPSALQLHERIHTGEKPYECKDCGKAFRGLSALHLHERIHTGEKPYECKQCGRAFTYLSALQLHERIHTEERPCECKQCGKTFRYTRALKLHERIHTGEKPYECKQCGKFFRSHRTLKLHKRIHTGEKPYECKECGKAFRWLTSLKLHEKIHTGEKPYECPECGKAFRCQASYHRHKITHGGETLYECKECGKSFIYPSLLQVHERTHTGEKPFECKLCGKAFRCQSSLRLHERTHTGEKPYECKHCNKAFSSYNYLRFHERSHTGEKPYECKECGKTFTHRSYLRSHERRHTGEKPYQCVQCGRSFSRHSSFKRHQSVHGVENPYECQQYLLPLSPFSSNE from the exons GACCTGGTGAGCTTTGAGGATCTGGCTGTGAACTTCACCCAGGAAGAGTGGGatttgctggatccttcccagaagagtcTCTATggagatgtgatgctggagacctgcAGGAACTTCACTGCCATCG GATACGAATGGGAAGACCAGAAAATTGAAGAACATAATGAAGATCCTGAAATAAATCTAAG GCACGTCATATCTCACTCTGAATATACACAGTATGAACATGAAGATTATGAACAGAAGCCACAGGACTCCAATTTTCTTACAAGTATTGAAGGATACACGGAAACTCAGACTTCGAGTGGGCCttctgtgtgtgaggtgtgttTAAAGACCTTTGGACTGTATCACCTAACTTATAATGGACATCACAACTATGACTACAAGGAAGCTGGAGGAAGCCAGACTGAGGAAAATGATTATGAAGGTGATCAGTGTGATAAAACTTCCAGTTCCCTTCAAAAACAAGAGAAGAATCATACTGGAAAAAAACTCTATGTGTGTCAAGAATGCGGTAAAGCCTTTAGGTATCCCAGTGCCCTCCAATtacatgaaagaattcatactggagaaaagccctatgaatgtaaagACTGTGGGAAAGCTTTTAGAGGTCTCAGTGCCCTTCATTTGCATGAAAGAATTCATACcggagaaaaaccctatgaatgtaaacaGTGTGGTAGAGCCTTCACGTATCTCAGTGCCCTTCAATtacatgaaagaattcatactgagGAAAGACCCTGTGAGTGTAAACAATGTGGTAAAACCTTTAGATATACCAGGGCCCTCAAATtacatgaaagaattcatactggagaaaagccctatgaatgtaagcAATGTGGTAAATTCTTTAGAAGTCACAGGACCCTTAAGTTACAtaaaagaattcatactggagaaaaaccctatgagtGTAAAGAATGTGGGAAAGCTTTTAGGTGGCTTACTTCTCTGAAGTTACATGAAAAAATTCACAcaggagaaaaaccctatgagtGCCcagagtgtgggaaagccttcaggtGTCAGGCTTCCtatcatagacataaaataactCATGGTGGAGAAACGTTGTATGAGTGTAAAGAGTGTGGTAAGTCCTTCATTTACCCCTCTTTACTTCAAGTGCATGAAAGAACGCACACAGGTGAAAAGCCCTTTGAGTGTAAGCTGTGTGGGAAAGCTTTTAGATGTCAATCTTCGCTTCGGCTGCACGAAAGAAcgcacactggagagaaaccctatgagtgTAAACATTGTAACAAAGCCTTTTCGAGTTACAATTACCTTCGATTTCATGAAAGAagccacactggagagaaaccctatgaatgcaaaGAATGTGGGAAAACCTTCACACATCGCTCTTACCTTCGGTCACATGAAAGAagacacactggagagaaaccgtacCAGTGTGTTCAGTGTGGCAGATCCTTCAGCCGGCATAGTTCCTTTAAGAGGCATCAGTCGGTTCATGGAGTGGAAAACCCGTATGAATGTCAGCAATATCTACTTCCTTTATCTCCATTTTcttcaaatgaatga